A region from the Beduinella massiliensis genome encodes:
- a CDS encoding IS3 family transposase: MIQKLRQDFRLDLLLSIAQLPRATYYYHIKRQAAPEKYKWEKELISAIYHEHRGRYGYRRITDELRDKGFVLNHKTVQRLMRDLKLICRVRMKKYHSYKGEVGKIAPNLLERKFEAEKPNQKWVTDVTEFSLFGQKLYLSPILDLCSRDIVSYTISDRPALSMVTTMLNNAFAKISDGTNLILHSDQGWQYQHKQYQRMLKEKGIYQSMSRKGNCLDNAVIESFFGLLKSELLYLQTFHSMEHFKNELTDYLDYYNNRRRKAKTMGLPPAMHRQQALAAA, from the coding sequence GTGATTCAAAAACTGAGGCAAGATTTTCGGCTGGATCTGCTCCTTTCCATCGCTCAACTCCCGCGTGCCACTTACTATTACCACATAAAGCGACAGGCCGCGCCAGAAAAATACAAATGGGAAAAAGAGTTGATATCGGCCATCTATCATGAGCACAGAGGTCGCTACGGCTACCGCCGTATCACAGACGAATTGCGTGACAAAGGTTTTGTCCTCAACCACAAGACGGTACAGCGACTGATGCGTGACCTGAAACTCATTTGCCGCGTCCGGATGAAAAAATATCATTCCTACAAAGGAGAAGTTGGCAAAATTGCGCCAAATCTGCTGGAGCGCAAATTTGAAGCAGAGAAGCCGAATCAAAAGTGGGTGACCGATGTCACGGAGTTCAGTCTCTTTGGGCAAAAACTCTACCTGTCGCCAATCCTCGACCTGTGCAGCCGGGATATCGTCAGCTACACCATTTCGGACAGGCCAGCGCTGTCTATGGTGACAACTATGCTGAACAATGCCTTTGCAAAAATTTCGGATGGAACAAATCTTATCCTACACTCCGACCAAGGCTGGCAGTATCAGCACAAGCAGTACCAAAGAATGCTCAAAGAAAAAGGAATTTATCAGAGCATGAGTCGCAAAGGCAACTGTTTGGACAACGCGGTGATTGAAAGCTTCTTTGGCCTGCTCAAGAGTGAGCTGCTGTATTTGCAGACGTTTCATTCCATGGAACATTTTAAGAATGAACTGACTGACTATCTTGATTACTACAACAACCGTCGTCGCAAGGCAAAGACAATGGGCTTGCCACCTGCGATGCACAGACAGCAAGCCCTTGCGGCTGCTTAA
- a CDS encoding PcfB family protein gives MKLLVSDEISRSAIAITVRASKLTAQGLAYVLGAAARKIRKAQRAAQTPQGKQSVRKLMGQVGDTSGMELPGDTRLFDRVARRWGVDYAIRPVDKGKYLLLFKARQADAVTGCFAEYSRRMLNRSKDRRVPIREQLKRAQALVCQQPQRQREREKEVAAEDR, from the coding sequence GTGAAGCTACTGGTAAGTGACGAAATTTCCCGGAGCGCCATCGCCATCACCGTCCGGGCCAGCAAGCTGACGGCGCAGGGACTGGCCTATGTGCTGGGCGCGGCGGCCAGGAAAATCCGCAAAGCCCAGCGGGCTGCCCAAACGCCCCAGGGCAAGCAGAGCGTGAGAAAGCTCATGGGCCAGGTTGGGGACACCAGTGGCATGGAGCTGCCCGGCGATACCCGGCTGTTTGACCGGGTGGCCCGGCGCTGGGGCGTGGACTACGCCATCCGGCCCGTGGATAAGGGTAAGTACCTGTTGTTGTTCAAGGCAAGACAGGCCGATGCTGTCACGGGCTGTTTTGCGGAATACTCCCGCCGTATGCTGAACCGCTCCAAGGATCGGCGCGTCCCCATCCGGGAACAGCTCAAACGCGCCCAGGCGTTGGTATGCCAACAGCCCCAGCGCCAACGGGAAAGGGAAAAGGAGGTAGCGGCTGAGGACAGATAA
- a CDS encoding helix-turn-helix domain-containing protein produces MPKGRPNKRYTPEFKTIVVETMQQERLSYKEAARQFEVGDDKRVAAWERIYLTEGPEGFCVERRGRGSKGRPPRLPEKTEEDLLAEVQRLRAENAYLKNLQALVLEDERRQHKKHW; encoded by the coding sequence ATGCCAAAAGGGAGACCAAACAAGCGATACACGCCAGAGTTTAAGACGATAGTGGTAGAAACAATGCAACAGGAAAGGTTGAGTTACAAGGAAGCAGCGCGACAATTCGAGGTTGGAGACGACAAGCGGGTCGCGGCGTGGGAGCGTATTTACCTAACAGAAGGTCCGGAAGGCTTTTGCGTGGAGCGTCGTGGACGCGGGAGTAAGGGACGTCCACCAAGGCTACCTGAAAAAACAGAAGAAGACTTGCTTGCAGAAGTGCAGCGGCTACGAGCGGAGAATGCGTACCTAAAAAACTTGCAAGCCTTGGTTTTGGAAGACGAGCGACGCCAGCACAAAAAACACTGGTGA
- a CDS encoding ParB/RepB/Spo0J family partition protein, giving the protein MADETKITGTGETPAPESHEPETPGPPTAEQGVIPGIDNPPASSDKVTNLSDVLEGAGGGDEAAVTDKKDPPAPEVTDSPDGPTQRGKSLEDDDRQEWEIPSAELEARKQKPKRGRPPKTQDTPSKGKRAAPGKAGRAPKAADKGGSTAENPPAPTVDPPEPRDASSGVEEKVEYINLSELHPSPLNPFGVRDDVEMQALVESVKTGRVNQPALVRPHPDGGYEIIAGHRRHKASELAGYFNMPCIVRQMTDDEAIIAMTDDNLRHREKLLPSEKALAIKQQYEAIKHQGARGDDEEAGKLSLAQVGERNGMSIKTVQRYLWLDDLVPELKKTMDEGKLSFTPAVEISRIRPKLQKYIAASIDTLGSPSQGQAKRMRELDKKKELNTDVVDTILSEVKKKEDRNVIITGAELEKYFGPEAPVDEMKGQILALLDEWKEKQPPELGKGDKKVDMEKE; this is encoded by the coding sequence ATGGCAGACGAAACGAAAATCACCGGCACGGGGGAAACGCCCGCGCCGGAGTCCCATGAGCCTGAGACACCGGGCCCCCCTACCGCCGAGCAGGGCGTGATTCCGGGGATTGACAATCCCCCCGCGTCTTCGGATAAGGTGACCAACCTCTCGGATGTTCTGGAGGGCGCTGGCGGCGGTGACGAGGCCGCCGTGACGGATAAGAAAGACCCGCCCGCGCCGGAGGTGACTGATTCCCCTGATGGCCCGACCCAAAGGGGTAAGTCCCTGGAGGATGATGACCGTCAGGAGTGGGAAATACCCAGCGCCGAACTGGAGGCCCGCAAGCAGAAGCCCAAGCGGGGCCGCCCGCCCAAAACCCAGGATACCCCCAGCAAGGGCAAGCGGGCCGCACCGGGCAAGGCAGGCCGCGCTCCCAAGGCCGCCGATAAAGGAGGCTCGACTGCTGAGAACCCTCCGGCCCCCACGGTTGACCCGCCCGAGCCCCGCGATGCTTCCAGCGGCGTGGAGGAGAAGGTTGAATATATCAACCTGTCGGAGCTCCACCCCTCCCCGCTCAACCCCTTCGGCGTGCGGGATGATGTGGAAATGCAGGCCCTGGTGGAAAGCGTCAAGACGGGCCGTGTGAACCAGCCCGCGCTGGTGCGCCCCCATCCCGATGGCGGCTACGAGATTATCGCGGGCCACCGTCGGCACAAGGCCAGCGAACTGGCCGGGTACTTCAATATGCCGTGTATCGTCCGGCAAATGACCGATGATGAGGCCATTATCGCCATGACGGACGATAACCTCCGGCACCGGGAAAAGCTATTGCCCAGCGAGAAGGCCCTGGCCATCAAACAGCAATATGAGGCGATCAAGCACCAGGGGGCTCGTGGGGATGACGAGGAGGCAGGTAAGCTCTCCCTTGCCCAGGTGGGTGAGCGCAACGGCATGAGCATCAAGACGGTGCAGCGGTATCTCTGGCTGGATGACCTTGTTCCCGAACTGAAAAAGACAATGGACGAGGGCAAGCTGTCCTTTACCCCCGCCGTGGAGATTTCCCGTATCCGGCCTAAGCTCCAGAAGTATATCGCCGCTTCCATTGATACACTGGGCTCCCCATCCCAGGGACAGGCAAAGCGGATGCGGGAGCTGGACAAGAAAAAAGAACTGAATACCGATGTGGTTGATACCATTTTGAGTGAAGTAAAAAAGAAGGAGGATCGCAACGTGATTATTACTGGCGCTGAACTGGAGAAGTATTTCGGCCCGGAGGCCCCGGTTGATGAAATGAAGGGCCAGATTCTGGCCCTGCTGGACGAATGGAAGGAGAAACAGCCCCCGGAGTTGGGCAAGGGCGACAAAAAGGTGGATATGGAAAAGGAGTAA